Within Bdellovibrionales bacterium, the genomic segment TCCCTCGTAGGTGGAAGGCGAAATAACATCAATCGTGCCGGCATCCAAAGCTGACGAATATTTTCCTGCAAGTTCCATATTTATCTTCTGAGAAACGCGTGCTGCAGTGGTAAAATCCGGGTTGTGCAGAGTCAAACGAAACAGTTTTCGACCCGAAAATTGCTCACCCACATCTCTCTCGATTATCGCACCGTTTGGAATTCTTCCTACGGTCTCATGAACTCCCCCCTGAGCACTTCCTATTAAAACAGCTCCCTGCGCGACAGCATATATTTGTTGATCAGCAGCTCTCAAAGGCGATTGAACCAAAGTACCACCGCGCAAGCTGGAGGCATCTCCGACCGCACTGACCGTGATATCGAGTTGATTTCCAGCGCGCGAAAATGGAGGAAGATTCGCTGTCATAATGACTGCGGCCACATTCTTTGATCCTCCCTCTTTTCCTGTCAATTTCATTCCCAGATGATCCAACATCCGTTGTAAGCTCTTGTCAGTGTACTCGGATTTACTATCGCCAGTTCCATTCAGGCCGACGACCAACCCATACCCAACAAGCTGATTGCTGCGAACACCCCGAATATTCGCAATGTCTTTCAAACGTGCCGCCTGAGCACTCAAGGCGCAAGCAATGATGACGATCAGCAGTTGGACGAAAAAAAAGATTTTCATTCGTCCTTCCTTTTTACGCTCATAATATCGTATTTTGAATCAAGTAACTTGGTGGAGCTTATTCCCTCATCAGAGAAATCTTCGGCTCGCACCACCCCCGTGACAATTACCTTGTATTCTCTTTGGCCAATCATAAACGGCTGGGTTCCTCGCACCCGATAGTTGCCATCTATCAGGCGCTCGGTGATTCGAGTTGGAACTGTTTGGACGGGAAAAGCTTCATTGCTCGGACTCGGCTCTGGTTTGCTCGCCTCGGCACCTTTCGCTGCAGATTCTTGATCTCCTGCTTTAGAGGCCACCGGTGGCGCAGCCGCTCCTCCTGGGGCGCTTCCGGACGGAGCGCGCGGAGAAGTCGGTGGTGGAGTATTTTTTTGCTCCATCTTTGCAAGTAGTTTACGTATCACGTTCACTTTTGTTTGCAATTGGTCGCGCGGCTCACCATCAACTTTCACAGGCAAGGAATCTCCAATCATTCGAATGATATTCTGCGAAAAAAGATACGACCCCTGCCCCTCCATAACCCAGAGAGAACCGGCCCGATTATCCAACTGAGCTTCTTCAGATAGAGATTGTTTTGTGGTTCGACGATATTGTCGGCGGGTCGGATTGGCCATCGTCGAGTTGTCGGAAAATTTTGTATAGCTTGGTTTCTGCATCTCGTCTTGCTCCAGCAAGTCGCGTCCATTGAGAAAGCTCTTTAGTTTTTTTCCAAAGCCAGCGCATCCCGTAAGGATCAGACACAAACAAAAAAGAGACGCCACCTGGAGAGATCTCATTTTAGGAGGACCTCGCCCTTCGCCTTTGCTATCCCAGACATTGGCTGTTTATTTGCGCCCATCCGCAAAAGAATAACATCACCAATAAAGCCCTCATTTTCAGCGCGGGCCATCGTTGTGACTTCCATTTTTCCCTCTTGGGCCGTCACCTTGACCCAGTCCCCTCGAGCCACGGCCTTATCTCTGAGTAAGTCATGTTCAAAAAGAACTTGCCCTATGGACTTTGTCAGGCGAACTTTTCGCCCCAGAACACTCTCTTCGCTCAAAACAAAATCTCGCGCGAAGGTGACATCACGATACTCAGTTTTAATGTGGTCTGCCGTGATCGTCTCTCCGAAGGACAATCCTCTTGTAACAATTTGCACCTGTTTGAATAGACGTGCGACTCCGTTAACCCAATATCGAACTCTTTCGGGCACAATTCCGCTCTTGTTTTCAAATTGGATCGCTGCGCTGAATGAACCCTTAGGCAAGTCAGGAACTCCGACAAATTGCCATCCAGCAGCCAAATTTACCAAATCAGACAATCGGGGCAGATTCAATTCATGGATTTCAATTCGACAATTTGGACATTGACTCTTCCATTGATTGAGAAGGGCCTCACGAACCTCAAAATCAGTGAGCGTCCGTCCAGGATTGAGAACTTCAATTTCAGAGGGAATAACGAAATTGTATTTCTCGGACAAATGAGGGTTCTGTCTGTGCACCTGCCGAATAAGAGAGGAAATAAGAAGGTTAGAAAGCTGACGGGTCTCTTTTTCTTTGGGAGAATTGCCAATGGCATATTTCTTAAAAACTGAGGCAAGGCTTCGACCTCCATCGTCATTTGGCAACAGATGGGCTAGGGTAAGCTGAGAATCGTCTCGGCGAACAATCTTTGATCTGATGCGAATCGATTCTTTGGCTTCGGCCGAAATTCTCACGAGAGCCATTGTAAATAATAAGAGCCAAATCACGTAACCCAAACATCACCTCAGGTTATTCATATATTGAAGCATTTGATCCGAGGCTTGAACGACCTTCGAACTTGTTTCGTAAGCTCTTTGAGCAGTTATCATATTGACCATTTCATCAACTATATTCACGTTACTGGTCTCAACCTGTCCCTGCGCTAAAACGCCTAGACCGTTTTGTCCAGGAGAGCCTTGCTGAGGTAAACCACTTGCATTACTCGGGAAGAAGAGATTGCGCCCAATGCTCTTGAGGCCCGCAGGATTGACAAAATTGACCAACTGAATCTGACCAATATTCTGGGGTACTGTGTTGGTTCCCAGTATAATCTGCACAGTTCCATCCGGATTGATTTCAACACCAGAAGCATCAGGAGGAATCGTAATTTCTGGCTGCAGGGCATTTCCGTTCTGATCCATCAAACGGCCATCAGGACCCTTTTTGAAAGCACCATTGCGAGTGTATCCAATTTGTCCATCCGGCATCTGGAGGGGAAAAAATCCCGAACCTTGGATTTCTACGTCAAAGGGAGCTCGCGTCACTTTTGTGGATCCCTGTTCAAAGTCTTTCTGAATGGCTGCCGTTTTCACTCCCAAACCTACTTGAACTCCCGTTGGCGTGACTGAATTGGCCCCCGTCTGAGCCCCTGGCTCTCGAATGGTTTGGTACATTAAATCTTCAAATTCAGCGCGCGCCTTTTTAAATCCCGTCGTCGAAACGTTTGCCAGATTATTCGCGATAGTATCCATATTCGTTTGCTGAGCTTGCATTCCGGTCGCCGCGGTATTCAGAGCCTTTAGCATACAATCAACCTACCGAGTTAAGAAGTACGAGGAATTTCATTCACTAACTTTGAATCCATTTGATCAAAAGCCTTGATGGCCTGCTGAGTACTTTCAAATGCCCGTGACGTCGCAACCATATCTGTCATTTCTTCCACGATGTTCACATTGCTGCTCTCAACAAAGCCCTGATGTATTTTTGGACTTAAGGTTCTCTGGAGTTGTTGGTTAAAGTTTGGCTTAAGCCCGTAAAAGGAACTCCCTGTCTTGACCAGTCCATCTCGATTTGCAACGTCCACGAGCGAGAGTTCTCCTACCAGCTGCCCATTCGCGAATACCTGGCCCTCGTAAGAAACGGTGATGTTTCTCCGTCCTTCGACATTGATGGCACGCTGAGACGGATCTTGAGTCCCCGCCGCAAGTACGGGAAACCCCTCCTTTGTGACCATGCGTCCCTCGCCGTCAACAGTGAAAGATCCATTGCGGGTCAATTTCACCCCTTCTGGAGTGAGAACTTCAAAAAATCCCTGTCCCTCAAGTGCCAAATCAAGAATGTTTCCCGTTTGTTTCAAAGATCCCTGAGCAAAATCAGTATAAGATCCCGCAGCGTTCACATAACCGCGATCACCGCCTTGCATGTCATAAAAGCTTTGAATGGAAGCGGGAATCTTTGGAACCTGAATCACTTCCGGAAGCTTTTCATAAGCACTCAGATATTCATTAAATACCTGGCGATCCTTTTTGAAAGAAGTTGTGTTGGAGTTAGCAATATTATTAGCGAGAGTGTCCAATCGAGATGATTGGGCCATTGCTCCGCTCAATGCCGTGTAAATACCCTTACTACTCATATCGCTGCGCCCCCTCCCTCAACCTTGAGCAAGTCTCATGCCACGGTGTGCCCTCTGTGACCTAAGCCCAGAGAATCTTTAATTGAACTGGCTCCATTTTTCTTCGTTCTCGATTGAGTTATGAAATGATTGGGTTGATAGTTAACAGCAGGTGTCGGATTTGTGTTTTTAAATTGTCATTCTTTTGACGGTGAGGGCGATTGTCTGACACACAACTTCGGTCTGGATCAGAAGTTGTGTGTTTTCAACGCACCCGATACAATGGAGGAAGAAATAACCACTTCTAAATTGAATAGGATCTTTTCTCTGAAGTATATAATCTTGTCTTTTATTGCGATTGGAATGAAATCGGCGTCTTTCGTCCATGCTATGCCATCGAAGAGTCAAACAGCGATTTCTCCGTTAAAACTACTCGAGCCTGGCGTTTCTAAAACGATCAGTCCAAAAATCGACATACCCAAATATGATATCCCGATTACCTACAACAGCAAAGTTCGCTATTGGGTCAATTACTTTCAAGGCGAGGGGCGCAATTGGTTTAAGCTGCGAATGGAGAGATCGTATCGGTATCTCCCCTTGATGCAGGCACATATGGCTGATCGAGGCATTCCCGAAGATCTTGCGTTTGTTTGCATGATCGAAAGTGGATTTTCACCACATGCAACGAGTGAAGCCGATGCCGTGGGCTACTGGCAATTTATCAAACCGACCGCCAGTCGATATGGTCTCAGGATCAACTGGTGGATTGATGAACGCCGTGATTTCACAAAGAGCTCGCGTGCAGCTGCTGCTTATCTGAGTGATCTCTATAAAATGTTTAACTCTTGGTATCTGACAGCAGCAGCTTACAACATGGGAGAAGGAAGGCTGAAGCGACTTATTGCTCAATACAGGACCGACAATTTTTGGGTCCTTTCGAAGAAGCGAAATTTCCCCGATGAAACTCGGGATTACATACCCAAGTTAATTGCAGCTATGTTGATAGCTAAAAATCCACAGCTCTATGGTTTTCGTGAGATTCAGCCCATGTCTCCGTATTCCTATGAGTACTTCTCCGTGCCGGGGGGGACCGATCTGTTCCAGCTGGCAAAGTTTATTGGAGTAAAGAAGGAAGACCTGAGAATAATTAATCCGGAACTCGTTCATGGTTTTATTCCAAGTTTTGTTAGCAATCACCGAATCCGCATACCTAAAGGAACTACCACCCACGTATCTGAATATGTGCGAGGGCAACTTCAAAAAAATCTCTAATCCTTCTCTTTGCTAAGCCTATGAGTAGTGATAAATTCAGCAATCTTCATCGAAACTTGGACTATTCATGAGCCTCATTGTACAAAAATATGGCGGAAGCAGTTTAAAAACACCCGAGGCCATTCGGAATGTAGCCAAGCGAATCGCTCAGTTACGCCAGTCAGGAAAGAAAGTTATTGTGGTAGTGAGTGCTATGGGATCAGCCACTGATGACTTATTGGATTTCGCATATCTCGTCAGCTCCAGACCCAACCGCCGCGAGCTCGACATGCTGCTCACCACAGGAGAGAGGGTGAGCATGGCACTGATGAGCATGGCCCTTCATGATCTCGGATGTAGTTCCATCAGCCTGACGGGCAGTCAGGCCGGCGTGTTCACTGATTCTTCTCACAGCAATGCTCGAATATGCGACGTCAAACCCATTCGAGTCGCCGAAAATCTGGCTCAAGGCAAAGTGGTCGTCTTGGCTGGTTTTCAGGGAGTAAACCCAATAAACAAAGAAATCACAACACTTGGTCGCGGCGGTTCAGACACAACAGCCGTAGCAATGGCAGCTCATTTTCAGGCCCAAAGATGTGAGATGCTAAAGGATGTCGAAGGAATATATTCGGCAGATCCAAAAATTATTAGTGGAGCGATTCGCTATTCTAAATTTCCAATTTTAGCTCTCGAAGAATCTTGTTTTTGGGGATCTAAGATCCTTCACTACCGAAGCGTTGAACTGGCCCGCATCTTGAACGTGCCTCTTTACGTAGGAAGTTCTGTTAACCCTGACAAAGGAACTATTGTCCTCAACAAAGACAAGGACTCTGCGATGTACGAAGAATCCAAACCCCTCGCCGTTAATGTTCTCAATGAAGTTCACCATTTGGCTGTCAACTGCGGTCATCCCGACGAAGGACTTGCTTATCTCGAGAAAATTCTCACAGACAATCAGTTGGCTTGGCCGCAGATTTTGGCCAGCGTCTATGAGCACGGCGAGTGGCGGGCAATGATTGCATCAAGCGAAGAACAAATAAAGGCCTTGAAAAGCGCCCTCCAGGGCACAGAGATTCGATGTATAAAGGAAACTCTCTGCGGAGTCACGCTGACCTGCCAAGGAAGTTATTCGTCTGACTTGCCAAAAAAGATCATGGCCTGCCTCAAAAAAGCCGAGATTTTTCCGCATAAGTCACTTCACACGGGAAATAGTATTTCGGTTTTTGTCTCTCCTGAATTTCGTGACAGCACAGTTCAGGCCCTTCACCAACTCATTTAGAATGCTCAGTTACTTAGGGCCAGGTTTTGTCAAAAATCATATCTCGGAATATTCAAACGAAGTACGATAAGAAAGTGCAATATATTTTCATTCAAATGAGAACTGTTTTACGAATTCTCTCGAAGACCGCTAGAATTCTGTTTTTTGTTGGATCAATAGCCTTTAGTCCAGTGGGACGAGCTCAATTCAATGATCAAGAAAATTCTGAGGAAACAGTTCGGCAGCCTCCCACTCCGAGTGAAACGACGAGCACTGAAACTCAGCAATGTGAGAATTGCGACAAACCGGGCCTTCCTCCGATAAACTTATATGCTCAACCGCTCCCAGAAATAAAGCCGATCATTAACAGCCCCCAACTTGATCAGCGTTGTTTTTCTCAGGATGGCAACTCTCTCCGCCAACAAAGCGGATTTAACGCAATTTTGGCCCGCGCGAGGGGACGTGGACATGGCAAGCCCTGCATCAGAGAAATGAAAAGCATTGCCTGCAACGAGTCCCCTTGGAAAGATCTCGACCTAAATCAGCGGTTCAATCGGTTGATTTCGCTGGGGAAAGTCCACGCCGAAAAATATGGACTCGATGTCAGGGCCATGCCCTGTATCGCTGCAGCTGAAACTCTCACACTAGAGCCGCTGATTAAAGTTTACGGTGCTTGCTACAATGACCTCTCCACTGCCCAAGGTTTGGGGCAAATGACTCGTTCCACTTTAAAATCTTATGTTCTAAGTGGGGGAGTCGGGCTTAGACCATTCAAGAGTACAATA encodes:
- a CDS encoding flagellar basal body P-ring protein FlgI, which encodes MKIFFFVQLLIVIIACALSAQAARLKDIANIRGVRSNQLVGYGLVVGLNGTGDSKSEYTDKSLQRMLDHLGMKLTGKEGGSKNVAAVIMTANLPPFSRAGNQLDITVSAVGDASSLRGGTLVQSPLRAADQQIYAVAQGAVLIGSAQGGVHETVGRIPNGAIIERDVGEQFSGRKLFRLTLHNPDFTTAARVSQKINMELAGKYSSALDAGTIDVISPSTYEGRGVELLAMIETLDISPDTRAKVVVNEKTGTVVIGHEVRISKIAISHGDLSIKVGNDSQKGKEADRIMILEEAPSVGDLAKILNRMGISPKDLITILQSIKSAGALQGDLEIL
- a CDS encoding flagellar basal body L-ring protein FlgH; protein product: MASLFCLCLILTGCAGFGKKLKSFLNGRDLLEQDEMQKPSYTKFSDNSTMANPTRRQYRRTTKQSLSEEAQLDNRAGSLWVMEGQGSYLFSQNIIRMIGDSLPVKVDGEPRDQLQTKVNVIRKLLAKMEQKNTPPPTSPRAPSGSAPGGAAAPPVASKAGDQESAAKGAEASKPEPSPSNEAFPVQTVPTRITERLIDGNYRVRGTQPFMIGQREYKVIVTGVVRAEDFSDEGISSTKLLDSKYDIMSVKRKDE
- the flgA gene encoding flagellar basal body P-ring formation protein FlgA → MGYVIWLLLFTMALVRISAEAKESIRIRSKIVRRDDSQLTLAHLLPNDDGGRSLASVFKKYAIGNSPKEKETRQLSNLLISSLIRQVHRQNPHLSEKYNFVIPSEIEVLNPGRTLTDFEVREALLNQWKSQCPNCRIEIHELNLPRLSDLVNLAAGWQFVGVPDLPKGSFSAAIQFENKSGIVPERVRYWVNGVARLFKQVQIVTRGLSFGETITADHIKTEYRDVTFARDFVLSEESVLGRKVRLTKSIGQVLFEHDLLRDKAVARGDWVKVTAQEGKMEVTTMARAENEGFIGDVILLRMGANKQPMSGIAKAKGEVLLK
- the flgG gene encoding flagellar basal-body rod protein FlgG gives rise to the protein MLKALNTAATGMQAQQTNMDTIANNLANVSTTGFKKARAEFEDLMYQTIREPGAQTGANSVTPTGVQVGLGVKTAAIQKDFEQGSTKVTRAPFDVEIQGSGFFPLQMPDGQIGYTRNGAFKKGPDGRLMDQNGNALQPEITIPPDASGVEINPDGTVQIILGTNTVPQNIGQIQLVNFVNPAGLKSIGRNLFFPSNASGLPQQGSPGQNGLGVLAQGQVETSNVNIVDEMVNMITAQRAYETSSKVVQASDQMLQYMNNLR
- the flgF gene encoding flagellar basal-body rod protein FlgF, translated to MSSKGIYTALSGAMAQSSRLDTLANNIANSNTTSFKKDRQVFNEYLSAYEKLPEVIQVPKIPASIQSFYDMQGGDRGYVNAAGSYTDFAQGSLKQTGNILDLALEGQGFFEVLTPEGVKLTRNGSFTVDGEGRMVTKEGFPVLAAGTQDPSQRAINVEGRRNITVSYEGQVFANGQLVGELSLVDVANRDGLVKTGSSFYGLKPNFNQQLQRTLSPKIHQGFVESSNVNIVEEMTDMVATSRAFESTQQAIKAFDQMDSKLVNEIPRTS
- a CDS encoding lytic transglycosylase domain-containing protein, translated to MSFIAIGMKSASFVHAMPSKSQTAISPLKLLEPGVSKTISPKIDIPKYDIPITYNSKVRYWVNYFQGEGRNWFKLRMERSYRYLPLMQAHMADRGIPEDLAFVCMIESGFSPHATSEADAVGYWQFIKPTASRYGLRINWWIDERRDFTKSSRAAAAYLSDLYKMFNSWYLTAAAYNMGEGRLKRLIAQYRTDNFWVLSKKRNFPDETRDYIPKLIAAMLIAKNPQLYGFREIQPMSPYSYEYFSVPGGTDLFQLAKFIGVKKEDLRIINPELVHGFIPSFVSNHRIRIPKGTTTHVSEYVRGQLQKNL
- a CDS encoding aspartate kinase; translated protein: MSLIVQKYGGSSLKTPEAIRNVAKRIAQLRQSGKKVIVVVSAMGSATDDLLDFAYLVSSRPNRRELDMLLTTGERVSMALMSMALHDLGCSSISLTGSQAGVFTDSSHSNARICDVKPIRVAENLAQGKVVVLAGFQGVNPINKEITTLGRGGSDTTAVAMAAHFQAQRCEMLKDVEGIYSADPKIISGAIRYSKFPILALEESCFWGSKILHYRSVELARILNVPLYVGSSVNPDKGTIVLNKDKDSAMYEESKPLAVNVLNEVHHLAVNCGHPDEGLAYLEKILTDNQLAWPQILASVYEHGEWRAMIASSEEQIKALKSALQGTEIRCIKETLCGVTLTCQGSYSSDLPKKIMACLKKAEIFPHKSLHTGNSISVFVSPEFRDSTVQALHQLI